CACTCATCGTCTTGATGAATTAAATTACTGTGATGGTGCTTTTTTGCTCGATCGCGGTAGCGTGGTTGATTCTGGCGATCCAGAACGGTTGAAACAGCGTCTGATGCAGATTCAAGAGGTTGCCTCTTAATCAATTCAGCAGCGTTTTGAACTCCGCTCCTGAGCAATGGATCGCTCTAATGAATTCTCTAAGTGAATTCGTGATTGGCGGCGATGGCAGAGAGTCTATCGCCGCTTTCTTGTAACAGAACGCAACAAAAAATGCAATGATTAGAAATATGGATTATACAGTTATGCAAACCTAAACCTTTTTTTGAACAATGCCCCGCTCTGTGCCGCAGGCTGTTTTGCTAGTGGACGGCTATAACGTAGTCGGAACTTGGCCTGAGCTGAAACAAGCGCGTGATCGTGATGGTCTAGAAGCAGCAAGGTGGAAACTCATTGAAGCTTTAACCAACTACAGCGCTTTTCAAGGCTACGAAACCCAAGTTGTGTTCGATGCTCAGTATCGCGATACATGCAGTAGCTGCGAAGTCGTGACCCAAAATTTATCGGTTCACTACACGGATTTTGGTCAGACCGCAGATACCTATATTGAAAAAGCTTGTGCCTTGTTTCGTCATGATCTGCGTAAATTTCATAGTCGGCTGATTGTTGCGACTTCAGATCGGGCTCAGCAATTGACAGTGGTGGGCTATGGAGCTGAATGGCTGTCAGCTCAGCAGTTGGCTTTTGAGGTTGAAGCCATTGCCCGACGGATTC
This region of Trichocoleus desertorum NBK24 genomic DNA includes:
- a CDS encoding NYN domain-containing protein encodes the protein MPRSVPQAVLLVDGYNVVGTWPELKQARDRDGLEAARWKLIEALTNYSAFQGYETQVVFDAQYRDTCSSCEVVTQNLSVHYTDFGQTADTYIEKACALFRHDLRKFHSRLIVATSDRAQQLTVVGYGAEWLSAQQLAFEVEAIARRIQRKQRNTQRSSQRFLANFLDPAAQQRLAELRMGVKPKKLKEY